The Polynucleobacter sp. MWH-UH35A genomic interval ACGAAAAACTCTACGATCGCTATGCACAGACTATCAATGCGCTATCTAACCTTGAGTTTGAATCTAAGGGTCTAGAAGAAATCCTACGTCCTTTCGAGTTATCGCTCTTGCAGGAAACGGGTTATGCTGCCGCCTTGGATCGTTGTGTTGAAACGAATGAGGCGCCATTGGCTCACGAACAATATGTTTACCAACCAGAGCGCGGTGTGCGTCCGGTGCAGGTGGATGACCCCGGACATTGGCCAGTGCTGACTGGAAAATCGCTATTAGCGATTGCTATTGGAGATTTTTCGGATCCCGAGACGCTGTCAGAGAGTAAGCAATTGATGCGTTTTTTGCTGGGTCTGCATTTACAGGATCAAGTATTGACGACTCGCCAGATTTTGATTGATTTGAAAAAAATCTAGTAACCTACAGAGATGAGTAGCCATTCAAGCCTTGAATTAGGTATCAATATCGACCATGTTGCCACGTTGCGTAATGCGCGGGGTACGATTTATCCTGATCCATTAAGGGCGGCAGCTTTGGCTGAAGAGGCGGGCGCAGACCTCATTACTTTGCATTTGCGTGAAGACCGCCGTCACATTAAAGATGCTGATTTGCTAGCACTACGCCCACTCATCAAAACTCGCATGAACTTAGAGTGTGCGGTAACGCCAGAGATGATTGACATCGCTTGCCAAGTAAAACCTCACGATGTTTGTTTGGTCCCAGAAAAGCGCGAAGAGGTCACAACCGAAGGCGGTTTAGATGTGGTGGGTCATTTTGATGCGGTGAGGGCCGCTACCCAGAAACTGAATGATGCAGGCATTCGAGTATCGCTGTTTATTGACCCAGAAGAAAAGCAAATTCAGGCGGCTAGAGAGGTAGGGGCAACCGTAGTCGAATTGCATACCGGTCGTTATGCTGATTTAACAGGCGCTGAGCAGGCTCAAGAATTGGAGCGCATTCGTAAAGCTGCGGCCTTTGGTAAAAGTATTGGCTTGAGAGTTAATGCCGGTCATGGTTTGCATGAGGGTAACGTGAAACCCATTGCTGCTATTGATGAATTGTCCGAACTGAACATTGGCCATGCCATTGTTGCTGAAGCCTTATTTAAGGGTTGGCAAAAAGCAATCATCGACATGAAAGCCTTGATGAACCATGGTAGAGCGAGCTCTTAAGCATTAACAACAGCAAATAAAAGCTATTAAAGTAAATATGATCATCGGCATCGGCACTGACATTCTGCAGATTGAACGCTTACAAGCGGCTTACGATCGCACCAATGGCCGCCTGGCTGAAAAAATTCTGGGTCCAGATGAGATGTTGGTATTTCAGCATCGTCTGGCCAGAAATCATAAGCGGGGTATTGCATTCTTGGCTACGCGCTTCGCAGCTAAGGAAGCTTTCTCCAAAGCAATCGGTCTTGGCATGAGAATGCCAATGACATGGCGCTCCCTACAAACTCTGAATGAGTCTAGCGGCAAACCTGTGACCTCCTACTTAGGAAAGTTAGCGCAATTCATGCAAGAAAAAAATTGGGAAGCTCATGTCACTGTAAGTGATGAGCAAGACATGGCAATTGCTCACGTAATTGTTACTCAGAAGTAAATAAAAATATAGTTGAAATAGAGGAAGAGATGAGCAAGTTAACGATGGCGAAGATGGCCCCTGGCCCAATTACCTTAGATGTAGTTGGTCTCGAGTTAAACGCCGAGGATCGCCGCCGCATTTTGCATCCCCTCACTGGTGGAGTCATTTTATTTGGCAGAAACTTTGCCAATCGTCAACAGCTTACTAAGCTGACTACGGCCATTAAGAAGCTTCGTCCAGATGTGCTGATCTCTATTGATCATGAGGGCGGTCGAGTCCAACGTGCTAGGACTGATGGCTTTACCCATCTGCCCGCAATGCGTAAGCTAGGTGAACTGTGGGGTGCTAAAAATAAATCCACTCATGCTGCAGAGTCTGCCGCTATCGCCATGGCAGCTGCAACAGCTTGTGGATATGTGCTCGCTGCTGAGTTACGTGCTTGCGGGGTTGATTTCAGCTTTACTCCAGTATTAGATTTAGACTTTGGTCGTAGTGGTGTGATCGGGGATAGATCATTTAGTCGTGACCCACAAATTGTTTTTGCCTTGGCGAAAAGTTTGAATGAAGGCTTACGTCTTGCGGGAATGGCCAACTGCGGCAAGCACTTTCCTGGACATGGTTGGGCGGAGGCTGATTCGCACGTAGCCATTCCAGTAGACGAACGCTCTTTGAAAGAAATCTTGAACGATGACGCTAAGCCGTATGAGTGGCTCGATTTGAGTTTGGCATCAGTGATGCCGGCGCATGTGATTTATCCAAAAGTGGATAAGAACCCAGCAGGCTTCTCAAAGGTTTGGCTCCACTCAATCTTGCGTCAAGAGCTAGGTTTTGAGGGTGTGATCTTTAGTGATGATCTTTCTATGGAAGGCGCTAGTGTTGCTGGATCGGTAGTCAAAGGCGCAGAGATGGCCTTAGAAGCGGGTTGCGATGCGGTCCTTATCTGCAATCGCCCAGATCTTGCTGATCAATTACTCTCAAAACTCAAAGTCTCAAAAGCCAAGCAAGCAGAATCTGCAACACGTTTAAATCGTCTTATGCCGCTAGCCTCAGCACCAACGTGGGGTGACTTGCAAGCTGAAGCTCAGTACCAGCATGCGAAAGGCTTGCTTACACAGCTGGGTTTGATTGCTGAGTAATTAGGGGTAAAAGCGTTTGTAACAATAAAAAAGCCCGGCATGCCGGGCTTTGTGCATCGTAGCGAACTAATTACAAATTAGTTCGCACGGCTGCGGTATTCACCAGTGCGAGTATCGATTTCGATCTTGTCACCTGTGTTGCAGAACAATGGAACTTGCAATTCATAGCCAGTTGCC includes:
- the recO gene encoding DNA repair protein RecO, which encodes MASIRVADEPAFVLHSIPYKETSLILDVFTRQHGRMALIAKGAKRPHSTLRPVLQRFQPLLVSWSGKSELRTLTKSEWVGGMPSLVGDALLCGFYLNELLVKFLAREDDYEKLYDRYAQTINALSNLEFESKGLEEILRPFELSLLQETGYAAALDRCVETNEAPLAHEQYVYQPERGVRPVQVDDPGHWPVLTGKSLLAIAIGDFSDPETLSESKQLMRFLLGLHLQDQVLTTRQILIDLKKI
- the pdxJ gene encoding pyridoxine 5'-phosphate synthase, whose product is MSSHSSLELGINIDHVATLRNARGTIYPDPLRAAALAEEAGADLITLHLREDRRHIKDADLLALRPLIKTRMNLECAVTPEMIDIACQVKPHDVCLVPEKREEVTTEGGLDVVGHFDAVRAATQKLNDAGIRVSLFIDPEEKQIQAAREVGATVVELHTGRYADLTGAEQAQELERIRKAAAFGKSIGLRVNAGHGLHEGNVKPIAAIDELSELNIGHAIVAEALFKGWQKAIIDMKALMNHGRASS
- the acpS gene encoding holo-ACP synthase codes for the protein MIIGIGTDILQIERLQAAYDRTNGRLAEKILGPDEMLVFQHRLARNHKRGIAFLATRFAAKEAFSKAIGLGMRMPMTWRSLQTLNESSGKPVTSYLGKLAQFMQEKNWEAHVTVSDEQDMAIAHVIVTQK
- the nagZ gene encoding beta-N-acetylhexosaminidase yields the protein MSKLTMAKMAPGPITLDVVGLELNAEDRRRILHPLTGGVILFGRNFANRQQLTKLTTAIKKLRPDVLISIDHEGGRVQRARTDGFTHLPAMRKLGELWGAKNKSTHAAESAAIAMAAATACGYVLAAELRACGVDFSFTPVLDLDFGRSGVIGDRSFSRDPQIVFALAKSLNEGLRLAGMANCGKHFPGHGWAEADSHVAIPVDERSLKEILNDDAKPYEWLDLSLASVMPAHVIYPKVDKNPAGFSKVWLHSILRQELGFEGVIFSDDLSMEGASVAGSVVKGAEMALEAGCDAVLICNRPDLADQLLSKLKVSKAKQAESATRLNRLMPLASAPTWGDLQAEAQYQHAKGLLTQLGLIAE